The Immundisolibacter cernigliae genome has a window encoding:
- a CDS encoding sensor domain-containing diguanylate cyclase codes for MQTALPEAALETLAAVFRTMPHYPLLAESSSAALYGDYEAWALHLLTGSPPPGLTPAPASHRQWGQAQLFFREHRVAEQVRVRHREREYSALAQDLLGALRDASAASGELEGTLEAGLQRVQALLASSDVDRLRAEFACLAGQLREALASQRATLEHQIGDLRERLQAAEQARAESEGRARELGSTVADLRQALDDARQRMQIDPLTRLYNRGAFDAALRRYVELSQASGQTLALVVLDLDHFKAVNDRYGHPAGDAALTAFADLLSRSFLRADDFVARCGGEEFAVLLFVADAAQVVRLVEALFERLRGLRLPMLGDGVLTCSCGYALLGPDDDGEALAHRADRALYQAKRDGRDRLRAAE; via the coding sequence ATGCAGACAGCCTTGCCCGAAGCGGCGCTGGAAACCCTCGCAGCGGTGTTTCGCACCATGCCGCATTACCCCCTGCTGGCGGAATCGTCGTCCGCCGCGCTCTACGGCGACTACGAGGCTTGGGCACTGCATCTGCTGACCGGCAGCCCGCCGCCCGGCCTGACGCCGGCGCCGGCATCGCACCGGCAGTGGGGTCAGGCGCAGCTTTTCTTCCGTGAACATCGGGTCGCCGAGCAGGTGCGGGTGCGTCATCGCGAACGTGAATACAGCGCTCTGGCACAGGATCTGCTGGGTGCCTTGCGCGATGCCAGTGCCGCCTCGGGCGAGCTGGAGGGGACGCTCGAAGCCGGCCTGCAGCGTGTTCAGGCGCTGCTGGCCAGCAGCGACGTGGACCGGCTGCGGGCCGAATTTGCGTGCCTGGCGGGCCAGTTGCGCGAGGCGCTGGCCAGCCAGCGGGCCACGCTGGAGCACCAGATCGGCGACCTGCGCGAGCGCCTGCAGGCCGCCGAACAGGCCAGGGCCGAGTCGGAAGGCCGCGCGCGTGAACTGGGAAGCACGGTGGCCGACTTGCGTCAGGCGCTCGACGATGCCCGCCAGCGGATGCAGATCGACCCGCTGACCCGGCTCTACAATCGCGGCGCCTTCGACGCCGCCCTGCGCCGCTACGTCGAGCTCAGTCAGGCCAGTGGGCAGACGCTGGCGCTGGTGGTGTTGGACCTGGATCACTTCAAGGCGGTCAATGACCGTTATGGCCATCCGGCCGGGGACGCGGCGCTGACGGCGTTCGCGGACCTGCTCAGTCGCTCGTTCCTGCGCGCCGATGATTTCGTCGCCCGCTGCGGCGGGGAGGAGTTCGCGGTGCTGCTGTTCGTGGCCGACGCCGCGCAGGTGGTGCGCCTGGTCGAGGCGCTGTTCGAGCGGCTGCGCGGCCTGCGCCTGCCGATGCTGGGGGACGGCGTGCTCACCTGCTCGTGCGGCTACGCCCTGCTGGGGCCGGATGACGATGGCGAGGCGCTGGCACACCGCGCCGACCGGGCGCTGTATCAGGCCAAACGCGACGGGCGCGACCGGCTGCGGGCCGCGGAATGA
- a CDS encoding translocation/assembly module TamB domain-containing protein, protein MSDGTVDGLPPQAWTLAGPLELELRRTQQSVSRHCWQAGAARLCADGGHAAGVVDLAAQVEALPLAPLVALADADVAVDGQIDGRLRLHRDAGPLLGEVHLSVPAGELRLPTPDGGRRRFAHGGARVDGRLEASGGEVSVQLAPASPGEVDLLSATLRLPPLPAAAQAPLRGTVAAQLPDIGLFEAWLPQLAGLAGRIEASLQVEGTLGAPRLTGEAKLLDGRAAVPELGIELHEAQARLIAAAGDTLRLTGSLRSGEGTLRLQGEGSRLPGGVRAQLALQGEQVQVFDTAQLQAKVDPDIDIAFADGRLTVGGEVKVPQARIHAQDRPAAVQASPDVVVQGREAADRPPLGARADVRVVLGDDVRVDAYGFQGRLGGAVRLRQRQDGTAAVNGQVKVAEGQYTFYGQRLPVTQGELRYAGGPPDNPALRITAARQVGTVNAGVRITGTARAPTTQLYSTPAMPQSDILSYLVLGRPMQQAKSSESDLLMQAAASVGMRGGGTLVKRLGQTLGFDEAQLGGDGNGGANLALGRYLTPRLFVGYGLTLAEQTNAVTLRYTLTQRWLLEVVSGLTQTADLLYQLER, encoded by the coding sequence ATGAGCGATGGCACGGTGGACGGCCTGCCGCCACAGGCGTGGACGCTGGCCGGGCCACTGGAACTGGAGCTGCGCCGGACGCAGCAGTCGGTCAGCCGTCACTGCTGGCAGGCCGGGGCAGCGCGGCTGTGCGCGGACGGCGGGCACGCCGCCGGCGTGGTCGACTTGGCCGCGCAGGTCGAGGCCCTGCCGCTGGCGCCGCTGGTCGCCCTGGCCGATGCCGACGTGGCCGTGGACGGACAAATCGACGGGCGGCTGCGCCTGCACCGTGACGCCGGGCCGCTGCTGGGGGAAGTGCACCTCAGCGTGCCGGCCGGCGAGCTGCGCCTGCCGACGCCCGATGGCGGCCGGCGTCGCTTCGCCCACGGCGGCGCGCGTGTGGACGGACGGCTGGAAGCCAGCGGCGGGGAGGTGTCCGTGCAGCTGGCGCCGGCGTCCCCGGGCGAGGTGGACCTGCTCTCCGCCACCTTGCGCCTGCCGCCGCTGCCGGCGGCTGCCCAGGCGCCGCTGCGCGGCACAGTGGCGGCGCAGCTGCCGGACATCGGCCTGTTCGAGGCGTGGCTGCCTCAGCTGGCGGGGCTGGCCGGGCGCATCGAGGCCAGCTTGCAGGTCGAAGGCACGCTCGGCGCGCCGCGGCTGACGGGCGAGGCCAAGCTGCTGGACGGCCGCGCCGCCGTGCCGGAACTCGGCATCGAGCTGCATGAAGCGCAGGCGCGCCTGATTGCCGCCGCCGGCGACACGCTGCGTCTGACCGGCAGCCTGCGTTCCGGCGAGGGCACCTTGCGTCTGCAGGGGGAGGGCAGCCGCTTGCCCGGCGGTGTGCGCGCGCAACTGGCGCTGCAGGGCGAGCAGGTGCAGGTGTTCGACACTGCGCAGCTGCAGGCAAAGGTCGATCCGGACATCGACATCGCGTTCGCCGATGGGCGGCTGACGGTGGGCGGTGAAGTCAAGGTGCCACAGGCGCGCATCCACGCCCAGGACCGGCCGGCGGCGGTGCAGGCATCGCCGGATGTGGTGGTGCAGGGGCGCGAGGCCGCCGACAGGCCGCCGCTGGGGGCGCGGGCCGACGTGCGCGTTGTGCTGGGTGACGACGTGCGGGTGGATGCCTATGGATTTCAGGGTCGGCTGGGCGGCGCCGTGCGCCTGCGGCAACGGCAGGACGGAACCGCGGCGGTGAATGGCCAAGTGAAGGTGGCCGAAGGCCAGTACACCTTCTATGGCCAGCGCCTGCCGGTGACGCAAGGCGAGCTGCGTTACGCCGGCGGTCCGCCGGACAACCCGGCGCTGCGCATCACCGCCGCGCGCCAGGTGGGCACGGTCAACGCCGGCGTGCGCATCACCGGCACCGCCAGGGCACCGACCACGCAGCTGTACTCGACCCCGGCCATGCCGCAGTCGGACATCCTGTCCTATCTGGTGCTGGGCCGCCCGATGCAGCAGGCCAAGAGCAGCGAGAGCGATCTGCTGATGCAGGCCGCCGCCTCGGTCGGCATGCGCGGCGGCGGCACGCTGGTCAAGCGCCTGGGTCAGACGCTGGGTTTCGACGAGGCCCAGCTGGGCGGCGACGGCAATGGCGGCGCCAACCTGGCCCTGGGCCGCTATCTGACGCCGCGCCTGTTCGTGGGCTACGGTCTGACGCTGGCCGAGCAGACCAATGCCGTCACCCTGCGCTACACGCTGACCCAGCGCTGGCTGCTGGAGGTGGTGTCCGGCCTCACGCAGACGGCGGATCTGCTTTACCAGCTGGAGCGATGA
- a CDS encoding VOC family protein — translation MALESLDHCAIRTSRLEETRRFYVEALGLEVGPRPPLALPGYWLYAGGRPIVHLMEIGEHYGADVFDNPMHEQRGPEGPGVDHLAFRVSGLPALRERLNSLGIPYRELSMRAADLHQVFAVDPNGVIAELNFQASAEGV, via the coding sequence ATGGCACTCGAATCCCTTGACCACTGCGCCATCCGCACCTCGCGCCTGGAAGAAACCCGCCGCTTCTACGTCGAGGCACTGGGTCTGGAGGTCGGCCCCAGGCCGCCGCTGGCCCTGCCCGGCTACTGGCTGTATGCCGGCGGGCGGCCGATCGTGCACCTGATGGAGATCGGCGAGCACTACGGCGCCGACGTGTTCGACAACCCCATGCACGAGCAGCGCGGCCCGGAAGGCCCGGGCGTCGATCACCTTGCGTTTCGGGTCAGCGGCTTGCCGGCGCTGCGCGAGCGCCTGAACAGCCTCGGCATCCCGTACCGCGAACTGTCGATGCGTGCCGCGGACCTGCACCAAGTGTTCGCGGTCGATCCGAACGGCGTGATCGCGGAGCTGAATTTTCAGGCCAGCGCAGAAGGGGTTTGA
- a CDS encoding 2-keto-4-pentenoate hydratase, which yields MTLASDTVATLAARLQQAATRTQAAAPLSDAYPGLTEADAYAIQAELLRLQGGPRAGYKLGFTSAAMRQQMGVDHPNSGVLLADMRLPEPRLAAGALIQPRVEPEIAILLGRDLHGAQLTPEQVAAATAAVLPAIEVVDSRYRDYRFKSVDNIADNSSAARYLLGAPRALSDVGDLRLVGVLLSIDGVVMDQGLGASTLGSPLAAVAWLARHLSTWGEGLRAGEIVLTGGLTRAYALLPGQTACAEFGAGLGSVLLHHCSRPA from the coding sequence ATGACGCTTGCCAGCGACACGGTTGCCACGCTCGCCGCCCGTTTACAGCAGGCTGCCACCCGGACCCAGGCTGCAGCGCCGCTCAGCGACGCTTACCCGGGCCTGACCGAGGCCGATGCCTACGCCATCCAGGCCGAGCTGCTGCGCCTGCAGGGCGGCCCGCGCGCCGGCTACAAACTCGGTTTCACCAGCGCCGCCATGCGCCAGCAGATGGGCGTGGATCATCCCAACAGCGGCGTGCTGCTGGCGGACATGCGCCTGCCCGAACCGCGGCTGGCGGCAGGGGCGCTGATCCAGCCGCGCGTGGAGCCGGAAATCGCCATCCTGCTCGGACGGGATCTGCACGGCGCGCAGCTCACGCCGGAACAGGTGGCGGCCGCGACCGCCGCCGTGCTGCCGGCCATCGAGGTCGTCGACAGCCGCTACCGCGACTACCGGTTCAAATCGGTCGACAACATCGCCGATAACAGTTCGGCCGCGCGTTACCTGCTGGGCGCGCCACGGGCGCTTTCTGACGTGGGCGACCTGCGGCTGGTCGGGGTGCTGCTGAGCATCGACGGGGTTGTCATGGATCAGGGCCTGGGCGCCAGTACGCTGGGCTCGCCGCTGGCCGCGGTGGCCTGGCTGGCCCGGCATTTATCGACCTGGGGCGAGGGTTTGCGGGCCGGCGAGATCGTCCTGACCGGCGGCCTGACGCGCGCCTACGCCCTGCTTCCCGGGCAGACCGCCTGCGCCGAGTTTGGCGCCGGACTCGGCAGTGTGCTGCTGCACCACTGTTCGCGGCCGGCCTGA
- a CDS encoding autotransporter assembly complex protein TamA yields MRRAVGRLALCLLLFLLLPGAHAATVQVALDGLPPTLTESVLATLDIGAEARRERVSPARIRRAHTAAPQQIRTALEASGYYRATVESSLREGKDGWQAHYRVERGEPLRVTTLDLTVTGPAGSNAALQAALPAFPLQVGNRLRHARYEDGKRTLLETLHEHGYLDAAFTTHQVQVDLDAYTAQVTLTLDSGARYRFGEVSLQETVVRESLLRRYGAPQPGEPYRMARLLDYQSALADSGYFSGVEVQPGSRDRAAHSVPVVVSLTPRPRSAYNAGVGFATDSGPRLRAGQQRRYVNRRGHGLDSTLLLSPRDSELSTHYRMPLADPRTEQLSFGAVARREDTTSARSDSLTLQTAVTRGWGIGRRSVGLDYLVERFDTGGDEATTALLIPSLGWQGSHSDNPLWPRHGWRLDLSLRGALAGLLSDLSFVQARAAGKYVQGIGRDQRLLGRLDLGSTWVDGFGELPASLRFFAGGDQSVRGYDYEKLGPRDSGGDVVGGRHLLVASVEYEWMFAGNFGGALFFDAGNAFNGTRLNLERSVGVGFRWRSPVGAVRLDLASAISEPGSPLRLHITVGPDL; encoded by the coding sequence ATGAGGCGTGCCGTGGGCCGGCTGGCCCTGTGTCTATTGCTCTTTCTCCTGCTGCCGGGCGCGCACGCCGCCACCGTGCAGGTGGCGCTCGATGGCCTGCCGCCGACACTGACCGAAAGCGTGCTGGCCACGCTGGACATCGGCGCCGAGGCACGGCGCGAACGGGTGTCGCCGGCGCGCATTCGCCGCGCCCACACCGCCGCCCCGCAGCAGATTCGCACTGCCCTGGAGGCCAGCGGCTATTACCGGGCGACGGTCGAATCCAGCCTGCGCGAGGGCAAGGACGGCTGGCAGGCGCACTACCGGGTCGAGCGTGGCGAGCCGCTGCGGGTGACCACCCTGGATTTGACCGTCACCGGCCCGGCCGGCAGCAATGCCGCGCTGCAGGCGGCCTTGCCGGCGTTTCCGCTGCAGGTCGGCAACCGCCTGCGTCACGCCCGTTACGAGGACGGCAAGCGGACGCTGCTGGAAACCCTGCACGAGCACGGCTATCTGGACGCGGCGTTCACCACGCACCAGGTGCAGGTGGATCTGGACGCCTACACGGCGCAGGTGACGCTGACGCTCGACAGCGGTGCCCGCTATCGCTTCGGCGAGGTGTCGCTGCAGGAAACGGTCGTGCGCGAGTCGTTGCTGCGCCGCTACGGCGCCCCGCAGCCGGGGGAGCCATACCGAATGGCACGCCTGCTGGACTACCAGAGCGCGCTCGCCGACAGCGGCTACTTCAGCGGCGTGGAAGTGCAGCCGGGCAGCCGCGATCGCGCCGCGCACAGCGTGCCGGTCGTCGTCAGCCTGACGCCGCGCCCGCGCAGTGCCTATAACGCCGGCGTCGGCTTTGCCACCGACAGCGGGCCGCGCCTGCGGGCCGGCCAACAGCGCCGCTACGTGAACCGGCGCGGCCATGGCCTGGACAGCACGCTGCTGCTGTCGCCGCGCGACAGCGAGCTGAGCACCCACTACCGCATGCCGCTGGCCGATCCGCGCACCGAGCAACTGAGCTTCGGCGCCGTCGCCCGCCGCGAGGACACCACCAGCGCCCGTTCCGACAGCCTGACCCTGCAGACCGCGGTGACGCGCGGCTGGGGCATCGGGCGGCGCAGCGTGGGTCTGGATTACCTGGTCGAGCGTTTCGACACCGGTGGCGACGAGGCCACCACCGCGCTGCTGATTCCCTCGCTCGGCTGGCAGGGCAGCCACAGCGACAACCCGCTGTGGCCGCGCCACGGCTGGCGCCTGGACCTGAGCCTGCGCGGCGCCCTGGCGGGCCTGCTGTCGGACCTTTCCTTCGTGCAGGCGCGGGCGGCCGGCAAGTACGTGCAGGGCATCGGTCGCGATCAGCGCCTGCTGGGGCGGCTGGATCTGGGCTCCACCTGGGTCGACGGCTTCGGCGAGCTGCCGGCCTCGCTGCGTTTTTTCGCCGGCGGCGACCAGAGCGTGCGCGGCTACGACTACGAGAAGCTCGGGCCGCGCGACAGCGGCGGTGACGTGGTTGGCGGCCGGCACCTGCTGGTGGCCAGTGTGGAGTACGAGTGGATGTTCGCCGGCAACTTCGGCGGTGCGCTGTTCTTCGACGCCGGCAACGCCTTCAACGGCACGCGGCTGAATCTGGAGCGTAGCGTCGGCGTGGGTTTTCGCTGGCGCTCGCCGGTCGGCGCCGTGCGCCTGGACCTGGCCAGCGCCATTTCCGAACCCGGTTCGCCGCTGCGCCTGCACATTACCGTGGGGCCGGACCTGTGA
- the alr gene encoding alanine racemase, with amino-acid sequence MNSSLPAEPCLRAAALDVDVTAIAANYRWFAQRAGSAACAACVKADAYGLGLTAVARTLWQAGCREFFVASVGEGAALRVLLPDALIYVLNGYLPAELPALRAARLLPVLNDPTQVAAFEADFPAGTPAALQIDSGMTRLGLDAGDLPALGPRWRQPGAIALLLSHLACAEQPGHPLNRQQLERFTAAWQALGRPRASLANSSGVLLGSDWHFDLVRPGAGLYGLNPQPEQPNPLRPVVRLRAPVLQVREVREDTSVGYGASYRMRAPGRIATVACGYADGYPRAASSRSLALVGGRRVPLIGRLSMDLLMLDVSALPPGTPRPGDEVELLGTDYDVDALAAAAGTIGYELLTHLGRLCRRRYHPAEPNPPE; translated from the coding sequence ATGAACTCCAGCCTGCCCGCCGAGCCATGCCTGCGAGCCGCCGCGCTCGACGTCGATGTGACGGCCATCGCTGCCAATTACCGCTGGTTCGCGCAGCGCGCCGGATCTGCCGCCTGCGCCGCCTGCGTCAAGGCCGATGCCTATGGCCTGGGCCTGACGGCGGTGGCGCGCACGCTGTGGCAGGCCGGCTGCCGCGAATTTTTCGTGGCCAGTGTGGGCGAGGGCGCGGCGCTGCGCGTGCTGCTGCCGGACGCGCTGATCTACGTCCTGAACGGCTACCTGCCGGCGGAATTGCCGGCCCTGCGCGCTGCCCGCCTGCTGCCGGTACTGAACGACCCCACGCAGGTGGCGGCCTTCGAGGCGGATTTTCCGGCCGGCACGCCGGCGGCGCTGCAGATCGACAGTGGCATGACGCGCCTGGGCCTCGATGCCGGCGACTTGCCGGCACTTGGCCCGCGCTGGCGACAGCCGGGCGCGATCGCGCTGCTGCTGTCGCACCTGGCCTGCGCTGAACAGCCAGGCCATCCGCTCAATCGCCAGCAACTGGAGCGCTTCACCGCCGCCTGGCAGGCGCTCGGCCGGCCGCGGGCGAGTCTGGCCAACTCGTCCGGCGTGCTGCTCGGTTCGGACTGGCACTTCGACCTGGTGCGGCCGGGTGCCGGCCTGTATGGACTGAACCCGCAGCCGGAGCAGCCCAATCCGCTGCGCCCGGTGGTACGCCTGCGCGCGCCGGTGCTGCAGGTGCGCGAGGTGCGCGAGGACACCAGCGTCGGTTACGGCGCCAGCTACCGCATGCGGGCGCCGGGCCGCATCGCAACGGTCGCCTGTGGCTATGCGGACGGCTACCCGCGCGCCGCCAGCAGCCGCAGTCTGGCTCTGGTGGGCGGCCGGCGGGTGCCGCTGATCGGCCGCCTGTCGATGGACCTGCTGATGCTGGACGTCAGTGCCTTGCCGCCCGGCACGCCGCGTCCCGGCGATGAGGTGGAACTGCTGGGCACGGACTACGACGTCGATGCGCTGGCCGCGGCCGCCGGCACCATCGGCTACGAGCTGCTGACCCATCTGGGCCGGTTGTGTCGGCGGCGCTATCATCCGGCCGAGCCCAATCCGCCGGAGTGA
- a CDS encoding RidA family protein: MQLSRYAVGSIGEQAFGFCQAVRRGPHVAVSGSTGRDIDGHIVPGGAYAQARQAIENLQTALAAVGGSLADVIRTRVFIVDITEWEAVARAHCEAFAEHPPASSLIGVNALFEPDILVEIEADAIIADGP; the protein is encoded by the coding sequence ATGCAACTGAGCCGTTATGCCGTCGGCAGCATTGGCGAGCAGGCCTTCGGTTTTTGCCAGGCGGTGCGCCGCGGCCCGCACGTGGCGGTGTCCGGCAGTACCGGACGCGACATCGACGGCCACATCGTGCCGGGCGGCGCCTACGCCCAGGCCCGCCAGGCGATCGAGAACCTGCAAACGGCGCTGGCGGCGGTCGGCGGCAGCCTGGCGGACGTGATCCGCACGCGCGTGTTCATTGTCGACATCACGGAATGGGAAGCGGTTGCCCGCGCCCACTGCGAGGCCTTTGCCGAGCACCCGCCGGCCAGCAGCCTGATCGGCGTCAACGCCTTGTTCGAGCCGGACATCCTGGTCGAGATCGAGGCCGACGCGATCATCGCGGACGGGCCATAA